The window GGAGTGTGAGTGGGTAGCGAAGCGTCTCCACGCCCCAGCCCGGGACTGCGGTGACTGACGACAGCCTTGTCATAGCAGTGAGGCTCTGTCCTCGAAACAGGTCATCCGCCCACCCGGACGCTGGGGCCGGGCCAGTCTGCCCCCATGGGATTTGCCCTTCGGTGGGAGGAAGAGGTTGTGGCTCCCAGCCCCCGGTGCCGTCTTGTCCATCTGGCACATGGCGGGCTCCTGGGCCCGCGGAGCGGGCAGACGTCATGGTTCTGGGGAGGATGGGGGTCTCCTGACCCTGGAAGAGCCGTGGAGAACAGGGTGTGGCATCCTGGGCTTGAGCCTCGCATCTGCCGTCACcggctgtgtggccctgggcaggtcacttcccctctctgggcctctgcttccCCGTGTGTAGCACAGGCTGGTCATCAGCCGATTTCCTCGGGGGGCGTCAACTGCCTGCTGTGTGTCATAGACGGGGCTCTCACCCGGGCGACCCCGCCTCCCATCTGGGGACACTTGTGGTGGTCGCGACTGGCCGTGCTCCTGGCATCgagtgggtgggggccagggatgcGGCTCAACCCCGCGCAGTGGATGGGACAGCCCCCCAGAGAACGACCCCACCTCCGTGGCCGTGGTGTGGGTCTCATCtgaccccccaaccccccagggcCATTCTGCAGGTGGGAACACTGAGGCCACAAGAAGGAAGAAGGTCTGCTGAGTGCTCAGGTGTGAGCCGGCATgcggggggcgggcggcggcAGGAGATGCAGAGATCTGCTTGGAGGTGGGGCTGACAACACCTGCGATGGattggctgggggtggggaattgCCATGATGCCTGCGTGTGCAGGAGGAGGGGTGGAGCGGGGACGGCTCCCCGTTGCCAGGGCACTGCAGCACCCCCTGCCCCGACAGGTCAGGGATGCGGCCGGATCCCCCCGACTGGAGCTCAGGGGAGACGTGCTGCCCAAGACGGAAAACCGAGAGTCATCAGCAGACTGATTTAGTCAGGGACACggctggggaggagaggcccCAGGCGGGTGCCGGGCCCCCCGCAGGGAGGGAGGGTCTGGAGGTGGGCGCCGCCTCCCCCAAGGCCACGGccccagggagaagggaaggggtagagaaaggggaagaacAGTGCCCTGTTTTCCCTTTCACGgccccaccacagggcctttgcccgCACTGTGCCCTCTGCCCGCATCTGCCCGGCCCACCTGCCGAGAAATGGGCGCAGGGCCCTAAGAACCCTGCAGAAGCAGGACGGGAATCCAGACCTCCACCCCTATGGGAACCCCACCGCGGGGCCCAGAGTCAGGACGCAGGCCCACGAGGGTCCCTCCCTTGCTCACCGCACCCCTGGCCCCCGTGGAGATGACAGGGCCGTGCCTGAGGGAAGGTCGGTGGGCACGCTGGGCGACAGCTGGAGCGGCCCCGCGGGGTGCCGTAGGCCAGCTGCGCTCCCATCGGAGGGGGGGTGGTCACCGTGGTTCGGGTTCCCTGGGACAGGCGAGGGACGCGGATGCGGCGCTCCCCAGAGGTCACGAGGCGCTGAACAACTCAGCGTCCCCAGCCCCTCTGCGGCGGGCAGCTGGGCCCCCGCCGGGCCCACCTCTGGTTGCCCGAGTCCTTCCTTCCTGGTTTTGTCCTCATCCGTGTTCTGTGGCAGCTATTTTGTAAGAATTCTCTCCAACGGAAAAACAGCCTAAGAAATGTACAAAGTCCATGTTCGCGTCTTGCCTGAACCGCAGGGCCTCACCCCGAGGTGTCTGCAGGCGCCGTGCCCCCCCGCCCTTCCTGCGCCACCTGCTCAGCCCCCTCGCCCCTCTGTGGGGCCTCTGATGGAACATCCCTCTCTTGGTAAATTGGATCTTGCAATCCCCTCGACACACACACCGTCCCTTCCCTGGAGTTTTGTCCGACTGGAGGCGGGAGTATTCATCGAGCTTCTTTCTTATTCGTCGGCTCCAGGAAGGAGAGCTCTCTGTCTCACGTGCCCAGTGTCCCCAGAACCCGGAGAACATGCTGCACGTGGCAGGTGTTTGTTGATTGACTAGTGGACCGAAGCGGAGAATGAGGGGAAGCCGCATTACCGTATCTCTGAGGTGATGGAAGTAGGTCCAGTGTTATACTCAATAAGAACCGTTCCAAAATACCCCTGAAACGAACGGACCATCActtgtcaactatactcaattaaataatttcttttaaaaagtccagCAGAAGCAGAGCAGTGTTTCGGATTATGGCCGGGTGTGCTGCCAGCCCCCCCCCCGAGAGGGCCCCCCCCACCGCCAAGGTGCTGTGCGACTCGGTGTCCCCATCTGGGAAGGGAGGGCGATGGCAGGGTGCCCCCCGTGCGGTGGTCAGGGGGTCCAGGTGGAGCCCCGGCCCCAGGGCCTGCCATGTGGGTGATGGTGCTGGTGGCGTTCACGGCCCAACCGCCGGGGAGACCGGCGATAAGCAAGGGTTTCGATAGCATTTAGAGAGACTAGGatgggggcgcccggctggctcagtaaCTGGAGCGtgtgagtcttgatcttggggtcatgagttcgagccccacgttgggtatagagcttactttaaaaaagagagagcgagagaagacTAGGATGGGGACTGTAGTAGAGAGTCACAGGGATGTGACACCGGGGACGAAACCCAAATAAAGTCAAGGAGAGAGCCATGCAGGGAAGgtgttccaggcaaagggaacatcatgtgcaaaggccctggggcaggaccggGCCTGGCGTGTGGGAGGAACAGCCAGGAGGCTCcaggtggctggagcagagtggatgaaggggagagggaggaggagagggcaggagaggatgGGGCAGATCGTGCTGAGGCTTGGGGGCCTAATTATATTCTAGAGGGAGGTGCAATTCTCTGCTGCAGAAAGAACAGACCAGGCAAGGAGTCCGTGTTTGGGGCTGAATGGTACCACCCATTCCCTCCTTGGGGCAAAGCCAGAGAGGCCCCAACTCCCCCTGAATCAGGCTGTAGAGGCCCTGTCGCCAGTTCATGGGGCGAGGACAGTCACCCCTGGACCACGGGGAACAGCACAGGCTGGGCCAGGGACCTGGGAGTAACCTCAGAGTCAGGGGCAAGTTTAAGGTAGGACATTGCCAAACGTGTGAGATGGGCAGCTGAACAGGGGACCGTCCGTTCCGGTTCTCTTGTCCTCCCCTGGGACCCAGTCTCCCCACGCAGggcaacaacatggacagaatGACCTAGAAAAACAGCCTCAGCAGGAAGTTTGCCTTGGGGAAGGGCTGTGTCCCTGCGATGCCCAGGTCCGAATTAAGGACAGCTGGCACAGCCAGCCGGCTCCCACTCCCTCGCACAGCCTCCCTCCTGTTCCCCAGCTGGAGGCCCGCTGATCCTTGGTTTCCACGTGCTGTGAGCAACTCCCTTCCCACCACTCCTGGGGCTGCTCCGTGTGCTACGGGAATTCCCAGGCATTTGGGGGGGCATCTAGAATTCAGTTTGTGTTtcgtttcattttattttgccataAATAGGATTGTGCTCTCTGTAGCAGTGGGCTACCCGGATGTTTCTAACCCCCGTCTAACTGCGTCTCAGCTGTCTTCCCTTGGCTGGTACGTTCATATCTCCCAGATTTCCACGATAACCACGGATTATTTGATCCcctgttgatgaacacttaggttagTTCCGTTTTTCCTCCATATAACTAGATCTCAGCTGTCTTCTTCTGTTGATGCATGGGAATCTCGATTCCACAGCAGACACGGACCATAATTTAACCAATCCTCTGCCGATGGACAGATAGCTTAGttctaggggttttttttttttttttgccgtttCCAATGACACTTTAGCAAACTCAGGTGTCCACAGTGCCGTGCTCCCTCTCAGGTCTCTAGGGGGGATCCTTCCTTGCgtcttccagctcctggtggttCCTGGCGATCCTCAGTGTCCCGTGGCTCACAGCTGCACCCTCAGACCCACTGTCTCGTGGCCTCTGCTCTGTGCGTCTGCGTCCACGTCTCCCCTTTGTATCAgaacaccagtcattggatgagGGCCACCTGACCCCAGGGTGACCTCGTCTTACCTGGATGGCACCTGCAAAGTGCagactccaccccccacccccccagttaCACAGGATACATCTCCAGCATGAGCTACCCTGGGTACTCAGGGCTCTGTGTGTGTTCATGGGGGGATACTTGGGGGGCTGCAGCTGCTAAGAGGCTGAGAACAGCTGACCAGCTAGCGGGCAGCCCCCATCCAGCTGCCATCTGGTTggaccctccccacccacaccccacctCGACCCCCAGAGTCTGGGCTGCAGCcaagcagagtggagggaggaaTACGGGGTGGCGGGGCCAGTAGGCTCCATGCCACATGCCAcctggcctcccacccccaccacctgcactcactcctgcctcagggcctttgcactggctgttgcCCCAGCCTGGAACCCCCTTCCCCAGACACGGCAGGCACTTTCCCGATCATCCTCTGGGTCTACATTAGCTGCCTGTGGCCATCATGACAAAacaccacaaactgagtggcttaaaacaacagaaacctaTCCTCTCCcggttctggaggccggaagtctgaaATCGGGGTGTTACAGGGCCACGTCCCCTCCGAAACCTCCAGGGAGGATCCTCTCTATCTCTTCCAGCTTTTGGTGGCTCCGCACAATCCTTGGCGTTCCTGGCTTATAGACACATGAGGTCagtccctgcctctgtcttcacatggctttgCCCTCTGTGCATCGATGTGCGTGTCCATGTCCCTCTTATTATTAAGGACACCAGTCCCTGGATGTAGGGCCACCCTACTCCGATAGAACCGCATCTTAACTGGTCACATCTGCAGGACCTTGTTTCCAAACGAGGTcccattcacaggtaccaggggctAAGACTCGAACATGGCTTTTTGGGGGACGCAAGCCAGCCCACTGCAGGGTCTCAGCTCAAACGTCCCCTTTGCCAATCTGCAGCGGCGCCCCCTTCCACCCTGAccacccatccttccttccagagCCTCTCGGGTGCGTCTGGGGACTTGCTGTCGGTGTGGATTGAGCTCTGATGTTCCCCAAGCAGGTGCCAGGTTTCACGCACACTTCTAGGCTCTGAGGAAGTCGAAGTGATGAAGACAAAAGACCTTGGAGTGGTTCCAATCCACTGGGAGGAGACAGACAGTGAACAGGGTTTTAAGCTATGTCATAATTTCATGTGGTGGTTGGACCGGTGTAGACACATAAACAGGGAACAGAGGGAGGACAAGATGGGTGGGGGACCCGGGAAGGCCTCTGGGGGTGGCCAGCAAGAATATTTAGAACACTGGTATCCCCACCGGGAGGATATGAACGAACCCCAGGAGGGCAGGATCTACATCTGCCTTGCTCTTCAGGGTATTCAGAGCCTGGTATACAGTAGGCCCTCTCTAAATGTTTTTGGGGGGGCGTTGTACCCCAAAGTTGTACACTATATTTGTAAAGTTCTTCTCCAGTTCAATAAATGCTTTCTCTTGcaatttttttattgacataaaattcacataacacaaaatttgccCTTTTAAAGTTTACATTTTGGCGGCTTTTAGTAACCATCAgcactatctagttccagaacattcggTCACCTCAAAAGCAACCCCGTCCCCATCAGCAGTCAATcccccccccaggccccgggcccccgcgAGCCCCCTTCCCGTCCGTGGATGCGCCTGCtctggacgtgtcacccacgtggCCTCACACCCCGCGTGGCCTtccgtgtctggctccctccctgagcgtcgtgggctcggGGTCCGTCCCGGGGCCGCACGTGTGGACGCCTCGCTCCCGCCCGCGGCCGAGGGACGCTCCCGTGCGTGGGGGACACGCTGTGTGTGTCCGCTCAGCGGCGGATGCCCGCGTGAGCAGTGGCCGCTTTCCGGCCCTTAGGGGCGCTGCTGCCGCGAACGTTTTGTGCAGGCGCGTGTTCAGTTCTCTGGGGCGCGGGGCCCGCCGGGGACAGACGCCCCGCGTGCTAACGCCTCCCCCGCCCGCAGGTGCCCACGGGGATGGTGGCGCGGCCCTAGGCCCAGGCTCCGCACCATGACCCGCTGGCTGAGCGTCCTGAGCCTGCAGCTCCTGCTCCTGCCCGCGGCCCCGCTCCCGGCCGCCGGCTGCCCGGCCCGCTGCGAGTGCTCAGCGCAGACGCGCGCCGTGGCCTGTCCCCGCCGCCGGCTCACCGCCGTGCCCGACGGCATCCCGGCCGAGACGCGCCTGCTGGAGCTCAGCCGCAACCGCATCCGCTGCCTGAACCCGGGCGACCTGGCCGCGCTGCCGCAGCTGGAGGAGCTGGACCTGAGCGACAACGTGATCGCGCACGTGGAGCCGGGCGCCTTCGCCAACCTGCCGCGCCTGCGCGTCCTGCGCCTGCGCGGGAACCTGCTCAAGCTCATCCCGCCCGGCGTCTTCACGCGCCTGGACAACCTCACGCTGCTGGACCTGAGCGAGAACAAGCTGGTCATCCTCCTGGACTACACCTTCCAGGACCTGCGCAGCCTCCGCCAGCTGGAGGTGGGCGACAACCACCTGGTGTTCATCTCGCGCCGGGCCTTCGCGGGGCTGCTGGCCCTCGAGGAGCTGACCCTCGAGCGCTGCAACCTCACGGCGCTGTCGGGGGAGTCTCTGGGCCACCTGCGGGGCCTGGGCGCCCTGCGGCTGCGGCACCTGGCCATCGCCGCCCTGGAGGACCAGAATTTCCGGAGGCTGCCGGGCCTGCTGCACCTGGAGATCGACGACTGGCCGCTGCTGGAGGAGGTGGCCGCCGGCAGCCTGCAGGGTCTCAACCTGACCTCGCTGTCCGTCACGCACACCAACATCACCGCCGTGCCGGCAGCCGCGCTCCGCCACCAGGCCCACCTCACCTGCCTCAACCTGTCCCACAACCCCATCAGCACGGTGCCGCGCGGCTCCTTCCGCGACCTGGTCCGCCTGCGCGAGCTGCACCTGGCCGGCGCCCTGCTCGCCGTGGTGGAGCCGCAGGCCTTCCTGGGGCTGCGGCAGATCCGCCTGCTCAACCTCTCCGACAACCTGCTCTCCACGCTGGAGGAGAGCACCTTCCACTCGGTCAACACGCTGGAGACGCTGCGCGTGGACGGGAACCCGCTGGCCTGCGACTGTCGCCTGCTCTGGATCGTGCAGCGCCGGAAGACCCTCAACTTCGACGGGCGGCTGCCGGCCTGCGCCACCCCGGCCGAGGTCCGCGGCGACGCGCTGCGCAACCTGCCCGACTCGGTGCTCTTCGAGTACTTCGTGTGCCGCAAGCCCAAGATCCGCGAGCGGCGGCTGCAGCGCGTCACGGCCGCGGCGGGCGACGACGTGCGCTTCCAGTGCCGCGCCGAGGGCGAGCCGGCGCCCACCGTGGCCTGGGTGACGCCCCGGCACCGCGCCCTGACCGCCGCCAGCGCGGGGCGCGCGCGCGTGCTGCCCGGGGGCACGCTGGAGATCCGGGGCGCGCGCCCGCAGGACAGCGGCACCTACACGTGCGTGGCCAGCAACGCGGGCGGCAACGACACGTACTTCGCCACGCTGACCGTGCGGCCCGAGCCGGCCGCCAACCGGACCCCGAGCGAGGGCCGCAACGAGACGCAGGCGGCCGCGCGCTTCCCGCTGGACCTCACCACCGTGCTGGTGTCCACGGCCATGGGCTGCATCACCTTCCTGGGCGTCGTCCTCTTCTGCTTCCTGCTGCTCTTCGTGTGGAGCCGCGGCCGCGGGCAGCACAAGAACAATTTCTCGGTGGAGTACTCCTTCCGCAAGGTGGACGGGCCGGCCGCGGCCGCGGGGCAGGGCGGCGCCCGCAAGTTCACCATGAAGATGATCTGACGGCGcgggcccgccgcccgccgcccgcccgcccgatGGCCACCTATGCATTTCCCGGACGCGGCCCCGCGGCCGGCTCCCGGCACAACTGCCCCCTTTTTTTGTAGAGACACGACCACAGGACTGTTTTTTCATCAGGACTCATCTTTTGCATAGTTTCTCAAGCATTTTCTAAAGGTTTCACCCTGTCTTCCTGCCCCTGCTGTGGTccctgagctgggggtgggggagctcggAGACCCCAGAGCCCTCACTGTGGGTGGTTCACACCCCAGGGCGGGGCACGGGGGGTGGCACACACAGCAGCTGCCCCAGGGTCCCCCAACACCTCTCACACCTTAAGGGACGATCGCCTACGTCCAggacgtggggggaggggctgcccagcCCCCAGGGGAGGCACACCTGGACGCCCCACACCTCTCATCAAGCACACAGGTGTTCAACCCAGGACACACTCTTGGACACACAGCTCCAAAACAGAACGCACACACACCTCTACCCAGCTGACCGTAAACAGGTGCCCCAGGCTGCAGAGCCCACCTCGGGCACACAGGGCTCTCGTGAGAGCACAACGCACACCTGGGACATACCCTACTCACACTCAGGACACACCCAGCTCACACCTGggacacacacataccacacttGAGACACGCAGCTCACACTTGGGACATCCCCAGCTTACACTGGGAACACACTGGGCTCACACCTGGGACACACACAGCTCCCAGCCAGGACGTGCTCAGCTCACACCCAAACACGCAGTTCACACTCGAGACACACACAGCTTAGACCCAGCTGACGCTAAACGTGTGCCCCAGGCTGCAGAGCCCGCTGTGGGGACCCCGGGCTCTCCTGAGAGCCCAACTCACGCCTGGGACAAACAGCTCACACTGGGGACGTGCACAGATCATGCCTGAGACACActcagctcccacccagctcctgcTCAGCTGGCCATCTCTGGGGGAACCTCTGGGGCTGCACTAAGGTCTTGCAGAGCAGGAACTGCCCAGCACACGGCATGCTAGCCcatgcccctgcccccacactctCCCCCACACCAGGACTCACTGGCCCAGCAGGGCGGGCTGCCCACTAGGAGAAGCCATCTCCCCCGCTTCCTCTGCCACCACCAATAGCTACCGTTTGCTTCCTCTGCCCACGCCCCTGGGACCCGCTGCACATGTGGAGAATGAGGCCTGAGAGTGTGGCAGGTTCTCGGGGTCCCCGTTCAGTGCATTACAGGGGCAACAATGGAGAACAAGGCCAGGACAGGGTGCAGGCTGCAGGGGGATCTGGACCTGCGCTCTTGGGAGAAGGTGGTAGGCACACCTCGGTCTCTGCCGCTTTGGGGCAGAGCTAGGGCTGGGGAGTAAGGGAGCACAGGCAGACGGAAGCTCAGGTTAAGGAAGAACTTccccatcaaaaactaatgattgtggtgattaacataacaataaaaaaatttttttaaaaaaggaagaacttccccaaggtcactgCTCTGTGACTCTTCAGATAGTGAGTTCCCCATCACTGGGGGTAAGCAACAGGAGCTGACGTTTTACAGAAATCTTCAGACACCACACAGCGTCCATCCATGACCCTGCCTCTCCCAGGCGGTTTAttgcccccaccctccacctgaGCCAGATGACAGGGCGTCGTTGGAGGAAGGGGCACAGGAAACGTGGTGGGACCCCTAGACCAGAGAGGAGCTTGGCCACCCACCAGGCAGTTACGACAGTATTCTTAAGGACCTCGTAGGAAGGCTGAAAACCAGGTCTGTTCCCGCCCAGGTGTGCAGTCGTAGCTGGTGACTGAGAACCACCTGGACCACTGGGGTCCTCATCTGTAGCGTAGGTCTGAGGTCAAATCCACTGCTGCACGTATATATGAGGCCAGGTCCACGGACGGGCTTGATGGTTGACCTGGATCCCGGATCCTTCAAGACCTTTCTGAGATGAGCCGGAGAGAAGGCTGGGCCAACCCTGGGGGTTTTGAGCACAGGATTCAGACAGAACTCTGAAGGGGATGCCAGCCCTTCTCCCTCGGCTGTGTGGCTGGAAACGTCGGGAGGCCCCGGTCCTGCTCCCACCTGCTTCAACCCCACTCGTGGTGAGGCGTAGCGACAGCCGAAGGGGTGTCCTGCGACCCCAAACTCCACCCGAGTTGGGCAGAACCGACTAGTTTTCTCCCTTCACATCCTCCTGACCTTGGTTGCCATAACAACCCCAAAGGCCCCTCAAAATGAATCCAAGTGCCTTTAGCATCATCAACGATGGGAGGGGTGTGTTCTCAGCAGCGTCAGGACTCGCAGAACGGCAGCGTATTGGGATCTCCCGCCCCCTCTGCTCACCCCCCATCCCAACATGAACCAAgaccccctccagcccccccagccccctcctgctgTATTTGGTTGGAATCCAATAAAAATGAAGCTGATTTAATAACGGACTTAagggttgttggtttttttgtttttttaattctcatgggaggagtgggggcaggaaggagtgGCTGCTGCGGTCCCCGGGGGGAGCCGTCTGGTTCCAGCCCCGAAGCTGGCCCTGTGTCACGGGGCGCTTGTGGAGACAGAAGGACTTGCGGTGATGACATTACAGGTCTTGCTTTGGGAGCACCCATGCTGTTCCCGGTGCTGTTCCCCAGCTGCCGGTATTAACTCCTTTGGGGCAGGTAAGAGCCCTGAGAGCTGGGTTCTTTTAGGatctcactttacagatgggcCAAGGGGAAGTCAGGGGGTGGAGGGCATTTGCCCAGAGTCCCCAGCTGGGGGAAGAAGGGGTGCTCCCCGCTGTGCTTCCTCCCTCCAGGCTGGGGGTTCTCCTCTCTTCTGAGGGGGTACCAGCAGTCTCTCTGCTTCTGGGGGCTCGGAAAAAAAGCAGgccgcttaaaaaaaaaagatttatttgtttgtttatttgttatttgaatcatctctacccccaacgtggggcttgaactcacaaccccaagatcaagagtcacatgctcttctgactgagctggccaggggCCCCCTAAGAGCAGGCagcttttaggggcacctgggtggctcagtgggctgagcctccaactcttggttgcggctcaggttgtgatcgcagggtcgtgggattgagccccacgtcgggctccctgctcggcgcagagtcggcttgggattctcagagtcagcttgggattctctccctcccggagtctccctctggccctcccttaCTCAGGGGCACGGACTCTCTCTCTCAGCTTTTAAACAAAGCACTTTGTCCGCCCTTCCTGGAAGGAGGTAGGTGGAGTCAGAGCGGTCAGCAGACCCCGGCCCCCGGGTGAGGTGGCCAAGGGTGGCATCTCCCGTGCCGCTCAGCGCCTCTCTGCGGGCCTCGGGGTCCCCGTCTGAAAAGTGTCCTTTCCCGCCCTGCAGGAGACAGCAGCGGGACGGGGACGCGTCCGGCTGTGGGGTGACCCC of the Halichoerus grypus chromosome 1, mHalGry1.hap1.1, whole genome shotgun sequence genome contains:
- the LINGO3 gene encoding leucine-rich repeat and immunoglobulin-like domain-containing nogo receptor-interacting protein 3, coding for MTRWLSVLSLQLLLLPAAPLPAAGCPARCECSAQTRAVACPRRRLTAVPDGIPAETRLLELSRNRIRCLNPGDLAALPQLEELDLSDNVIAHVEPGAFANLPRLRVLRLRGNLLKLIPPGVFTRLDNLTLLDLSENKLVILLDYTFQDLRSLRQLEVGDNHLVFISRRAFAGLLALEELTLERCNLTALSGESLGHLRGLGALRLRHLAIAALEDQNFRRLPGLLHLEIDDWPLLEEVAAGSLQGLNLTSLSVTHTNITAVPAAALRHQAHLTCLNLSHNPISTVPRGSFRDLVRLRELHLAGALLAVVEPQAFLGLRQIRLLNLSDNLLSTLEESTFHSVNTLETLRVDGNPLACDCRLLWIVQRRKTLNFDGRLPACATPAEVRGDALRNLPDSVLFEYFVCRKPKIRERRLQRVTAAAGDDVRFQCRAEGEPAPTVAWVTPRHRALTAASAGRARVLPGGTLEIRGARPQDSGTYTCVASNAGGNDTYFATLTVRPEPAANRTPSEGRNETQAAARFPLDLTTVLVSTAMGCITFLGVVLFCFLLLFVWSRGRGQHKNNFSVEYSFRKVDGPAAAAGQGGARKFTMKMI